The proteins below are encoded in one region of Engystomops pustulosus chromosome 8, aEngPut4.maternal, whole genome shotgun sequence:
- the LOC140075784 gene encoding uncharacterized protein, with protein sequence MRRKTKRGHKHFHVAICSRDHETNYHWLRELLQDCTATVRSVDPVCVTNQPSRLHQEMAPYTLAVLYHTKKRGRVNVTNVTDSLYDQELQYLREELGKDNVIVVIDDLELSTGEVYERITRDQPDIMKHSAKLFLFSEDDKKCLQDGKPPPELQTRLKGLKTACENAKYLKRIKKNKENSKPKKNKRSHEK encoded by the exons ATGAGGAGGAAG ACAAAAAGAGGCCACAAACACTTCCACGTGGCCATCTGCTCCAGAGACCACGAGACCAACTACCACTGGCTGCGAGAGCTGCTCCAGGACTGCACGGCCACGGTGAGGAGTGTGGACCCCGTGTGTGTCACCAACCAGCCCTCCCGCCTCCACCAGGAGATGGCGCCGTACACACTGGCCGTATTGTACCACACCAAGAAGAGAGGACGGGTCAATGTCACCAACGTCACCGACTCCCTGTATGACCAGGAACTGCAGTATCTGAGGGAGGAGCTGG GGAAGGACAATGTGATTGTGGTGATTGATGATCTGGAGCTCAGCACTGGAGAAGTCTATGAGAGAATTACCAGGGATCAGCCGGATATTATGAAACATTCCGCCAAGCTATTTCTGTTCTCCGAAGATGATAAAAAGTGTTTACAGGATGGGAAACCTCCCCCCGAGCTGCAGACAagactgaaggggttaaaaacggcGTGTGAGAACG CCAAATATCTAAAACGAATCAAAAAGAACAAAGAAAACTcaaagccaaaaaaaaacaaaagaagccACGAGAAGTGA